A stretch of Methanobrevibacter sp. YE315 DNA encodes these proteins:
- a CDS encoding tRNA (guanine(10)-N(2))-dimethyltransferase yields the protein MDEYKIKCIEEGLTKIEFPEFDKISSDAPVFYNPHMELNRDLSILAIQVFQKEQEREIDICDLFGGSGIRGIRYKNEIDGVNEVSINDISDVANHYERHNIELNNLDDVNVYQHDASMFLRMKRGKFDVIDIDPFGTPSPFLDSAGYCARRDSLLCVTATDTSALCGTYQEPCIRKYNSKPYKSEYCHETGIRILAGFVALTLAKYQKYIEIKMSHSTEHYMRLYIEVNKGSKKTDETLNNIGYISHCKHCLHRQLSYGLASPIEDTCPICGERLTQAGPLWLGPIQNKEFIEKMIRESENKKINSEKQALKLLNSCLIESEAPATFYDVHTICKSLKISAPKLELVFTELKNQGFTAVKTHYNPLGIKSDATIEDVKKILIKLSKLHSN from the coding sequence ATGGACGAATATAAAATTAAATGCATTGAAGAAGGATTGACAAAAATAGAATTTCCGGAATTTGATAAAATTTCATCTGATGCACCCGTTTTTTATAACCCTCACATGGAACTTAACAGAGACCTATCAATATTAGCGATTCAAGTATTTCAAAAGGAACAAGAAAGAGAGATTGACATATGCGACCTGTTTGGAGGCAGCGGCATTAGAGGCATTCGTTATAAGAACGAAATTGATGGAGTTAATGAAGTTTCAATTAACGATATAAGCGATGTGGCCAACCATTACGAAAGGCACAACATTGAATTGAATAATTTGGATGACGTTAATGTTTATCAGCATGATGCCAGCATGTTCTTAAGAATGAAACGCGGAAAATTCGATGTGATTGATATTGATCCGTTTGGAACACCTTCTCCATTTTTAGACTCTGCAGGATATTGTGCCCGTAGAGATTCCCTTTTATGCGTTACTGCAACCGATACATCTGCACTATGCGGAACATACCAGGAGCCTTGTATACGCAAGTATAACTCCAAACCATACAAAAGCGAATATTGTCATGAGACAGGCATTAGGATATTGGCCGGTTTTGTAGCACTCACTCTTGCCAAATATCAAAAATATATTGAAATAAAAATGTCTCATAGTACTGAACATTATATGAGATTATACATTGAAGTCAACAAAGGCTCTAAAAAAACTGATGAAACATTGAACAATATAGGATATATTAGCCACTGCAAACATTGTCTGCACAGGCAATTAAGTTATGGATTGGCCAGCCCTATTGAAGATACCTGTCCAATTTGTGGTGAAAGATTAACTCAGGCAGGCCCATTATGGTTAGGACCAATACAAAATAAGGAATTCATTGAAAAAATGATAAGGGAATCCGAAAATAAAAAAATCAACAGTGAAAAGCAAGCCTTGAAATTATTAAATAGCTGCCTTATAGAGTCCGAAGCACCTGCAACATTTTATGATGTTCACACAATTTGCAAATCATTGAAAATCAGCGCTCCGAAATTGGAATTAGTTTTCACCGAATTAAAAAATCAGGGTTTTACAGCAGTGAAAACACATTACAACCCACTTGGAATTAAAAGTGATGCCACAATCGAAGATGTTAAAAAAATTTTGATTAAGTTATCAAAATTACATTCCAATTAA
- a CDS encoding Lrp/AsnC family transcriptional regulator, whose protein sequence is MVKTKDNVIKLDDTDINILKIINEDVRTSYRQISRSLDVSVGTVHNRIDKMVKSGVIKKFSPVIDHEKLGFVLTTIIGVRVKGGKLKNWEEKTFFNKNVVGIYDVTGEYDAFLIAKFRNTNELNAFIKELLKDPIIERTYTQTVLDVIKEDMGSSNIL, encoded by the coding sequence ATGGTAAAAACTAAAGATAATGTTATAAAATTAGACGATACAGACATCAACATTCTTAAAATAATCAATGAAGATGTTAGAACTTCTTATAGGCAAATATCCCGTAGTTTAGATGTTTCTGTAGGAACTGTTCATAACCGTATCGATAAAATGGTAAAATCCGGAGTTATTAAGAAATTTTCACCGGTTATTGACCATGAAAAGTTAGGTTTTGTCTTAACCACCATCATTGGTGTAAGAGTAAAAGGTGGAAAACTCAAAAATTGGGAAGAAAAAACATTCTTTAACAAAAATGTTGTAGGAATTTATGATGTTACTGGAGAATATGACGCATTTTTAATCGCTAAATTCAGAAACACCAACGAATTAAATGCATTTATTAAAGAATTATTAAAAGACCCAATTATAGAAAGGACCTATACCCAAACTGTTTTAGATGTTATTAAAGAAGACATGGGATCTTCAAACATTTTATAA
- the mptA gene encoding GTP cyclohydrolase MptA, with amino-acid sequence MAVCLPDTQDDTPSIPIKLTRVGVTGVKKLLQLERTHKRPIILLPTFDAFVDLPNDQKGVHMSRNPEAISEVLETVAEDSTVDVESLCAQIVDKMMTKHEYAKRVEISMTTDFMFMRESPVTKNKTQEMAKLKAKAVGFRDDNGNVEIRKSIGAEVIGMTVCPCAQESVRESDKIKLLEFLDEETTQKVLDTVTFASHNQRGVGTLLIEVPEDKVIKAEDLIEIIESSMSSPVCELLKRPDENATVMNAHRSPVFVEDCVRNMMEKIANKYSDFPDDTLITARQENQESIHRHNAFAEKVTTFGELKEELDIQ; translated from the coding sequence TTGGCAGTTTGCTTACCCGATACTCAAGACGACACTCCAAGCATACCTATAAAACTAACCAGAGTAGGTGTAACCGGAGTAAAAAAATTATTACAATTAGAAAGAACACATAAAAGACCAATAATTTTATTACCTACATTTGATGCATTCGTAGATTTACCGAATGATCAAAAAGGTGTCCACATGTCTAGGAACCCGGAAGCAATAAGTGAAGTTCTCGAAACTGTTGCTGAAGATTCCACAGTGGATGTTGAATCATTGTGTGCACAAATTGTTGACAAAATGATGACCAAACATGAATATGCAAAACGTGTCGAAATATCAATGACAACAGATTTCATGTTCATGAGAGAGTCACCTGTGACTAAAAACAAAACCCAAGAAATGGCAAAACTGAAAGCCAAAGCTGTGGGATTCAGAGATGACAACGGTAACGTTGAAATTAGAAAAAGTATTGGTGCTGAAGTTATTGGAATGACTGTTTGCCCATGCGCACAGGAATCCGTAAGAGAATCCGATAAAATTAAATTATTAGAATTCTTAGATGAGGAAACCACTCAAAAAGTATTAGACACAGTTACTTTTGCTTCACACAACCAAAGAGGAGTTGGAACCTTATTAATTGAAGTTCCTGAAGATAAAGTCATTAAAGCTGAAGATTTAATTGAAATTATCGAAAGTTCCATGAGTTCACCAGTCTGTGAATTACTTAAAAGACCTGATGAAAATGCAACCGTGATGAATGCTCACAGGAGCCCTGTTTTTGTTGAAGATTGTGTCAGAAATATGATGGAAAAGATTGCTAACAAATATTCTGATTTCCCTGATGACACTTTAATTACTGCTCGTCAAGAAAATCAAGAAAGTATCCATAGACACAACGCTTTTGCAGAAAAAGTAACAACATTTGGTGAATTGAAAGAAGAATTGGACATTCAATAG
- a CDS encoding DUF2120 family protein, whose protein sequence is MKQTYEIAGQVMGFFDSFKGSRPAINNDKILIVRGRSRKVIPLDEFESKLTEIGEILGGTEIEPNSEKMGEILKSGDKHIKESERSTTSVDEQGFIRMKEELESMGLVVGYKVFELPSYDAVIAIWEDKNEIPPLYVEVTVSKREG, encoded by the coding sequence ATGAAACAGACTTATGAAATTGCAGGACAGGTAATGGGATTTTTTGACTCATTCAAAGGATCAAGACCTGCAATAAATAATGATAAAATACTGATTGTAAGAGGCAGATCCAGAAAGGTTATCCCTTTAGATGAATTCGAATCCAAATTAACTGAAATTGGGGAAATTCTAGGAGGAACCGAAATAGAACCAAATTCAGAAAAAATGGGAGAAATCCTAAAATCTGGAGATAAACACATCAAAGAAAGTGAAAGAAGTACAACTTCTGTTGATGAACAGGGATTCATTAGAATGAAGGAAGAATTAGAATCAATGGGACTTGTAGTTGGATACAAAGTATTCGAATTACCTTCTTATGATGCTGTTATCGCTATTTGGGAAGATAAAAATGAGATACCTCCACTTTATGTAGAGGTTACTGTCTCAAAACGTGAAGGCTAA
- the cofG gene encoding 7,8-didemethyl-8-hydroxy-5-deazariboflavin synthase subunit CofG, with the protein MHSNLNKEDILQILNATDRDIINYMAETAKYRENNLITYSKNIFIPLTEICRNDCGYCNFKKDPNDPKAIILKTKEEILESLKEAEEYGCKEALFTFGEDADEEEIVQLKLKEYGYDKMIDYIIDVCQMTLNETKLLPHTNGGNFSFEDLKRLKEVNASLGLMLENSSDRLMELPAHAKSPGKDPKLRLETISNAGKLKIPYTTGILIGIGETKEEIAESLLAIKELYDEYGHIQEVIIQNFTPIPGIEMEDWPEPTFLDMVRTVIAGTLLFKDTDVSIQVPPNLNNETAQIFLLCGADDWGGVSPVSPDFVNITSPWPGIDELRKLTEDAGFELTERLCVYEKYMNEEWLNECLLNKIANIS; encoded by the coding sequence ATGCACTCAAATTTAAATAAAGAAGATATTCTCCAAATATTAAATGCAACTGACAGAGACATAATTAATTATATGGCAGAAACTGCAAAATATAGGGAGAATAATCTTATTACTTATTCTAAAAATATTTTTATACCATTGACTGAAATCTGCAGAAATGATTGTGGCTATTGTAATTTCAAAAAAGACCCGAATGATCCAAAAGCCATAATTCTTAAAACCAAAGAAGAGATATTGGAAAGCTTGAAAGAAGCTGAAGAATACGGATGCAAAGAAGCTCTTTTTACATTTGGTGAAGATGCAGATGAAGAGGAAATAGTCCAGTTAAAATTAAAGGAATACGGTTATGACAAAATGATTGATTACATCATTGATGTATGCCAAATGACTTTAAATGAAACAAAACTGCTCCCCCATACAAATGGAGGAAATTTCAGTTTTGAAGATTTGAAAAGACTAAAAGAAGTGAATGCATCATTGGGATTGATGCTTGAAAATTCATCTGACCGTTTAATGGAATTGCCGGCACATGCAAAAAGTCCCGGTAAAGACCCTAAATTAAGGTTGGAAACAATATCCAATGCAGGAAAGCTTAAAATCCCTTACACTACAGGCATTTTAATAGGGATTGGCGAAACAAAAGAAGAAATTGCCGAATCACTGCTGGCCATTAAGGAACTTTATGACGAATATGGTCATATACAAGAGGTGATTATCCAAAATTTCACACCAATACCTGGAATTGAAATGGAAGACTGGCCGGAACCTACTTTTCTGGATATGGTTAGAACAGTCATTGCAGGAACTCTCTTATTTAAAGATACTGATGTCAGCATTCAAGTTCCACCTAACCTGAACAATGAAACTGCACAGATATTCTTATTATGCGGAGCAGATGACTGGGGAGGAGTCTCACCCGTAAGTCCTGATTTTGTAAACATTACATCCCCATGGCCGGGAATCGATGAACTTAGAAAATTGACTGAAGATGCAGGATTTGAACTAACTGAAAGACTGTGCGTTTATGAAAAATACATGAACGAGGAATGGTTAAATGAATGCCTCCTAAATAAAATAGCTAATATATCCTAA
- a CDS encoding class I SAM-dependent methyltransferase family protein encodes MKYKKIGDILILDNSYSNDDFESLSERHNVKTIMKINHIQGTKREPIYKILFGNETETINKENGCLFKLDLSKVMWSKGNNNERLRIAKLVEDDETVIDMFAGIGYFTIPIGVHSNAKEIFAIEINPNSYHYLCENIKLNNLDNVTPILGDCKAETPKYKADRIVMGYVKTTHHYLKVAIDSLNEGGVLHYHETVPEKLMDTRPIERIVSQAGDRDVELLKLNKIKKYSPGVEHVVLDVRIY; translated from the coding sequence ATGAAATACAAAAAGATTGGCGACATTCTAATTTTAGACAATAGTTATTCAAACGATGATTTTGAAAGCTTATCCGAAAGGCATAATGTAAAAACCATCATGAAAATTAACCATATCCAAGGAACCAAAAGGGAACCAATTTATAAAATTCTTTTTGGAAATGAGACTGAAACAATAAATAAGGAAAATGGCTGCTTGTTTAAACTAGATTTGTCAAAAGTGATGTGGTCTAAAGGGAATAACAATGAAAGGTTGCGGATAGCTAAGTTAGTTGAGGATGATGAAACTGTCATTGATATGTTTGCAGGAATTGGTTATTTTACAATTCCAATAGGCGTTCACTCTAATGCAAAGGAGATTTTTGCCATTGAAATTAATCCGAACTCATATCATTATCTATGTGAAAATATCAAACTGAATAATTTGGATAATGTCACTCCAATATTGGGCGATTGTAAAGCAGAAACACCAAAATATAAGGCGGACCGTATTGTAATGGGTTATGTCAAAACCACTCATCATTATCTGAAGGTCGCAATTGACAGTTTAAACGAAGGCGGTGTTTTACACTATCATGAAACAGTCCCTGAAAAGTTGATGGATACAAGACCTATTGAAAGAATAGTCTCTCAGGCAGGGGATAGGGATGTTGAGCTACTAAAGCTAAATAAAATTAAGAAATATTCTCCTGGAGTAGAGCATGTCGTGTTGGATGTTAGGATATATTAG
- the psmB gene encoding archaeal proteasome endopeptidase complex subunit beta produces MDDKILEGTTTVGITCKDGVVFASERRASMGNLVAHKVAEKIFKIDDHIVTTIAGSVGDAQSLMKVIEAEVSLYQMRNNDSISVKAAASLTANILRSGPMYVQTLLGGMDGDKPSLYSLDPAGGMIEDTYISTGSGSIVAYGVLEDRFRDDLTTDEGIEIAIRAIRAAAERDTYSGNGYLVAKVDKDGFEMLGNEKIKEILDKL; encoded by the coding sequence ATGGATGATAAAATACTAGAAGGTACAACAACCGTCGGAATTACTTGTAAAGATGGAGTTGTATTTGCAAGCGAAAGAAGAGCTAGTATGGGAAACTTAGTAGCTCACAAAGTAGCAGAAAAAATATTTAAAATTGACGATCACATTGTAACAACCATTGCTGGTTCTGTTGGTGATGCTCAAAGTTTAATGAAAGTCATTGAAGCTGAAGTATCATTATATCAAATGAGAAACAACGATTCAATTAGTGTTAAAGCTGCAGCATCCTTAACTGCAAACATTTTACGCTCAGGACCAATGTATGTTCAAACATTACTTGGTGGAATGGATGGGGACAAACCATCATTATACTCATTAGACCCAGCAGGCGGTATGATTGAAGACACTTACATCTCAACTGGATCCGGATCCATCGTAGCTTACGGAGTTCTTGAAGACAGATTCAGAGATGATTTGACAACTGATGAAGGAATTGAAATAGCCATAAGAGCTATCAGAGCTGCCGCTGAACGTGACACCTATTCTGGAAACGGATATTTAGTCGCTAAAGTAGATAAAGACGGCTTTGAAATGTTAGGTAATGAAAAAATTAAAGAAATTTTAGATAAGTTATAG
- a CDS encoding beta-CASP ribonuclease aCPSF1, giving the protein MTSDILEDIKKEILQKLPNEIQVSKVEFEGPEVVVYTKNPEIITENGDLIRSLAKELRKRIIIRSDKSALLEPEQTIEKIHEIVPEGAEITDIYFDTVTCEVVITAKKPGLVIGKYGVTSRNIVKNTGWAPKILRTPPISSDIIGKIRTIQKNSSKDRKKLLQRLGRQIHQGSKYPNDWARVTSMGGFKEVGRSSMLLQTPNSRVLLDCGVNVAASDNKNAFPFLNAPEFSIEELDAVIISHAHLDHCGFVPYLYHYGYDGPVYCTTPTRDLTTLLQFDHLDIAHREGNPLPFTSKHVKQQIKNTITLDYGEVTDISPDIRLTLHNAGHILGSAISHMHIGDGAHNLVYTGDFKYEPSRLLEPATIRFPRAETVIMESTYGGREDVQPSRNNAEKEMMKTIYKTLKRGGKILVPVFAVGRAQELMVVLEEYMRHGLIEEVPIYIDGMIWEATAIHTARPEYLSKDLRDQIFHMGRNPFVSDMFKKVQNHDQRKEIVESRQPAIILSTSGMLTGGNSVEYFKWLCEDGRNTLIFVGYQSEGSMGRRVQKGWKEIPLEDDDGRTREFHVKMEIKTINGFSGHSNRRQLMEYVKRLNPRPEKVITCHGDPYKTVDLASSIHRSYKIETKTPINLDCVRIH; this is encoded by the coding sequence ATGACTTCAGATATTTTAGAAGATATTAAAAAAGAGATTTTGCAAAAGCTACCTAATGAAATTCAGGTTTCCAAAGTGGAATTTGAAGGTCCTGAAGTGGTAGTTTATACTAAAAATCCGGAAATTATAACTGAAAATGGTGATCTTATCAGGTCACTTGCTAAAGAACTTAGAAAAAGAATTATCATTAGATCTGATAAAAGCGCCTTGCTTGAACCTGAACAGACAATTGAAAAAATTCATGAAATAGTTCCTGAAGGTGCTGAAATTACAGACATTTATTTTGATACAGTTACCTGCGAAGTTGTAATTACTGCTAAAAAACCAGGTCTTGTAATTGGAAAATATGGTGTTACCTCAAGAAATATTGTTAAAAATACCGGATGGGCACCTAAGATTTTAAGAACACCTCCAATTAGTTCAGACATTATCGGTAAAATTAGAACCATACAGAAAAACAGCAGTAAAGACAGGAAAAAATTATTGCAACGTCTTGGACGCCAAATTCACCAAGGAAGTAAATACCCAAATGATTGGGCAAGAGTTACTTCAATGGGAGGATTCAAAGAAGTTGGACGTTCATCAATGCTTTTACAAACACCAAACAGTCGTGTACTATTAGATTGTGGTGTTAATGTTGCTGCATCAGACAATAAAAACGCATTTCCTTTTTTAAATGCTCCTGAATTTTCAATTGAAGAATTGGATGCAGTCATCATATCTCACGCTCACTTAGATCATTGCGGATTTGTACCTTACCTTTACCATTATGGATATGATGGGCCGGTTTACTGTACAACCCCAACCAGAGACTTAACAACATTATTACAATTTGATCACTTGGATATCGCTCACAGAGAGGGCAATCCTTTACCATTCACTTCAAAACATGTTAAACAACAAATCAAAAATACAATTACCTTGGACTATGGGGAAGTGACCGATATCTCACCAGACATCAGATTAACTTTACATAATGCAGGACATATTTTAGGTTCAGCAATCTCCCATATGCATATTGGAGACGGAGCTCACAATCTAGTATATACTGGAGATTTCAAATATGAACCTTCAAGATTATTGGAACCTGCTACAATCAGATTCCCTAGAGCTGAAACCGTTATCATGGAAAGTACTTATGGTGGAAGAGAAGATGTCCAACCTTCAAGAAACAATGCTGAAAAAGAAATGATGAAAACCATCTACAAAACACTTAAACGTGGCGGAAAAATCTTAGTGCCAGTATTTGCTGTAGGAAGGGCACAAGAGCTTATGGTTGTTCTAGAAGAATACATGAGACATGGTTTGATTGAAGAAGTGCCAATTTACATTGATGGAATGATTTGGGAAGCTACTGCAATCCATACCGCAAGACCAGAGTACTTAAGTAAAGATTTACGAGACCAAATTTTCCACATGGGCAGAAATCCATTCGTTTCAGACATGTTCAAAAAAGTTCAAAATCATGACCAAAGAAAAGAGATTGTTGAAAGCAGGCAACCTGCAATCATACTATCCACATCAGGTATGCTGACTGGAGGAAACTCAGTAGAATACTTCAAATGGTTATGTGAAGATGGAAGAAACACTTTAATCTTCGTAGGATATCAATCTGAAGGTTCAATGGGTAGAAGAGTCCAAAAAGGATGGAAAGAAATACCTCTTGAAGATGACGATGGTAGAACAAGAGAATTCCATGTTAAAATGGAAATTAAAACAATCAATGGATTTAGTGGACATTCAAATAGAAGACAATTGATGGAATATGTAAAAAGACTTAATCCTAGACCTGAAAAAGTTATTACCTGTCACGGTGACCCTTATAAAACTGTTGACTTGGCATCTTCCATTCATAGAAGTTATAAAATTGAAACTAAAACCCCAATTAATTTAGATTGTGTGAGAATACATTAA
- the purM gene encoding phosphoribosylformylglycinamidine cyclo-ligase — protein sequence MVTYSESGVDIDLEAVTVSKLADKLKSTLACRDIITDSGHYAALVKLGDKAIAMSTDGVGSKILIAEMMNKYDTVGIDCIAMVVNDILCVGAEPIALVDYLAVEKPDPERAAEIAEGLVKGAIESKIAIIGGETASLPGIIKDFDLAGTGIGFVDIDKIITGENIQPGNVLIGIESNGIHSNGYSLARKALFDDAGYTVDDKMPNGETTLGEELIRPTELYVKPIVALFEKEYDINGLAHITGGGFTNLRRLKKGVGYDINDLPEVPEIFKLIYEQNVDIKEMYRVFNMGVGFVVICDEKEAEKIMATLKEYCNCQIIGKVTDDEKITVKAFEGSEIEY from the coding sequence ATGGTTACATATTCAGAATCCGGTGTTGATATAGATTTAGAAGCTGTCACTGTTTCAAAATTAGCTGATAAATTAAAATCAACATTAGCATGCAGAGATATCATTACTGACAGTGGTCATTATGCTGCTTTAGTAAAATTAGGTGATAAAGCTATTGCAATGAGTACTGACGGTGTTGGAAGTAAAATTTTAATTGCTGAAATGATGAACAAATACGATACAGTTGGTATTGACTGTATTGCTATGGTTGTCAACGACATTTTATGTGTTGGAGCAGAACCAATTGCATTAGTAGATTACCTTGCGGTTGAAAAACCTGATCCTGAAAGGGCTGCTGAAATTGCTGAAGGTCTTGTTAAAGGAGCAATTGAATCAAAAATTGCAATTATCGGTGGAGAAACTGCTTCACTTCCAGGAATTATCAAAGACTTTGATTTAGCAGGAACTGGTATTGGATTTGTAGATATCGATAAAATCATTACCGGTGAAAATATCCAACCTGGAAATGTCTTGATTGGTATCGAAAGTAATGGTATTCACTCTAATGGATATAGTTTAGCTAGAAAAGCATTATTTGATGATGCTGGCTATACTGTTGATGATAAAATGCCTAATGGAGAAACAACCCTCGGTGAAGAATTGATTAGGCCAACTGAACTTTACGTTAAACCTATTGTAGCATTATTTGAAAAAGAATATGATATTAATGGACTTGCCCATATTACTGGAGGGGGATTCACCAACCTTAGACGTTTGAAAAAAGGAGTTGGATATGATATTAACGACCTTCCAGAAGTTCCGGAAATATTTAAACTTATCTACGAACAAAATGTTGACATCAAAGAAATGTACAGAGTTTTCAATATGGGTGTCGGTTTTGTCGTAATCTGTGATGAAAAAGAAGCTGAAAAAATTATGGCTACTTTGAAAGAATACTGTAATTGCCAAATCATTGGTAAAGTAACTGATGATGAAAAAATTACTGTAAAAGCTTTTGAAGGGTCTGAAATTGAATACTGA
- the comC gene encoding L-sulfolactate dehydrogenase, whose protein sequence is MKIMKDKEIALVKEILKKLGASEEDQELVAEATIDADLKGFTSHGLGRFPQYLISIKSGTINLKDNITIEKETPAIALINGNSGFGQAVSYKAMQIAIKKAKEVGIACVGVHNTNHFGVTGFYSDLALRENCIGLVLANTDPAIAPLGGKEPLIGTNPLALGIPSDSYITVDMATSVTARGKIIESKRKGLDLPDGWALDKDGNPTNDPEAALEGSILPFGGFKGYALSLLIEILTGPLVKAGYGHGVTGTASPDKDCTKGDLYVVIDPSKFGDFDEFKADTEDFISQVRATGETVAIPGDLEVKRIAEAEANGVAIDEKLYEQLKGICDDLDVDLDSYLEE, encoded by the coding sequence ATGAAAATAATGAAAGATAAAGAAATAGCTCTTGTAAAGGAAATATTAAAGAAACTGGGAGCTAGTGAAGAAGATCAAGAATTAGTAGCGGAAGCCACTATTGATGCAGATCTAAAAGGATTTACATCTCATGGGCTTGGTAGATTCCCACAATATTTAATTAGCATTAAATCAGGAACAATCAACTTAAAAGATAACATTACTATTGAAAAGGAAACACCTGCAATAGCATTAATTAATGGTAACAGCGGATTTGGACAAGCAGTATCCTATAAAGCAATGCAAATTGCCATTAAAAAAGCTAAAGAAGTAGGTATTGCATGTGTAGGTGTTCACAATACCAATCACTTCGGAGTTACTGGATTTTACTCCGATTTGGCATTAAGAGAAAATTGTATCGGATTAGTCCTTGCAAATACCGATCCTGCAATTGCACCATTAGGTGGTAAAGAACCATTAATTGGAACAAACCCTCTTGCATTAGGTATCCCATCTGATTCATACATTACCGTGGACATGGCAACTTCAGTTACTGCACGTGGAAAAATCATTGAATCAAAAAGAAAAGGTTTAGACTTGCCGGACGGATGGGCTTTAGATAAAGATGGAAACCCAACCAATGACCCTGAAGCTGCACTCGAAGGATCAATCTTGCCATTTGGTGGATTTAAAGGATATGCATTATCATTATTAATTGAAATCTTAACCGGACCATTAGTAAAAGCCGGATACGGTCATGGCGTAACTGGTACAGCATCTCCAGATAAAGACTGTACAAAAGGAGATTTATATGTTGTAATTGACCCTTCCAAATTTGGTGACTTTGATGAATTCAAAGCAGACACTGAAGACTTTATTTCACAAGTCAGAGCTACCGGTGAAACTGTTGCAATACCAGGTGATTTAGAAGTTAAAAGAATTGCTGAAGCTGAAGCTAATGGTGTTGCAATTGATGAAAAATTATACGAACAATTAAAAGGAATCTGTGACGATTTGGATGTCGACCTTGATTCTTACTTAGAAGAATAA